Below is a genomic region from Xylophilus sp. GW821-FHT01B05.
CCGATGCTGCCGCATGTGATCGGCACCATGGAAGAGGTGGCGCGCCGCAACGTCACCTGGGAGCAGGTCGTCGAGCACAGCGAGGTGGTGCTGGCCTTCGGCGGCATGGCGCTGAAGAATTCGCGCGTGGCCTCGGGCGGCATCAGCCGCCATGTCGAGCGCAATGCCATGCGCGATGCGGCGGCGCGCGGCTGCCGCTTCGTCAGCATCAGCCCGCTGAAGAGCGACCTGCCCGACGAGGCGCAGTTCGAATGGCTGCCCGCCGTGCCCAACACCGACACCGCGCTGATGCTGGGCCTGGTGCACCAGCTCGTCAGCGACGGCACGCACGACCGCGAATTCATCGCGCGCTGCTGCGACGGCTGGGAGGTGTTCGAGGACTACCTCATGGGCCACAGCGACGGCCAGCCCAAGAGCTGCGCCTGGGCCGCGCCGATCTGCGGCCTGCCGGAGCAGCAGTTGGTGGCGCTGGCGCGCTCACTGGTGGGCAGGCGCGTGCTGGTGGTGGTGTCGCACTCGCTGCAGCGCGCCGAGCATGGCGAGCAGCCGGTGTGGATGGGCGCGGTGCTGGCCGCCGCGCTGGGCCAATTGGGCCTGCCCGGCGGCGGCTACAACTACGCGCTGGGTACGCTGGCGCACTACGGCAAGCGCAACAACGCGGTGCCGGCCGCCGCGCTGCCGCAGGGCAGCAACGGCGTGAAGGACTTCATCCCCGTGGCGCGCATCAGCGACATGCTGCTGAACCCGGGCCAGCCCTTCGACTACAACGGCCAGCGCCGCAGCTACCCGCACATCCGCCTGGCCTACTGGGCCGGCGGCAACCCGTTCCACCACCACCAGGACCTGCAGCGGCTGGCGGCGGCCTTCCGCAGGCTGGACACCTTCGTCGTGCACGAGATCGCCTGGACCGCCACCGCGCGCCACGCCGACATCGTCCTGCCCTGCACCATGACGCTGGAGCGCGAGGACATCGGCGCCACGCCGACCGACCCGATGGTGGTGGCCATGCACCGCATCGCCGAGCCGCATGGCCTGGCCCGCGACGACTACGACATCTTCTGCGACCTGGCGCGCCGTATGGGCAGCCTGGAAGCCTTCAGCGAAGGCCGCAGCACGCGCGAATGGCTGGCGCACCTGTACGAGCGCACCCGCGCCGGGCTGGAAGGCCTGGGACTGGAGGCGCCCTCCTTCGACCAGTTCTGGCAGCGCGGCCAGCTCATGCTGCCGCAGCGCGATGACGACGGCGGCATCCTGCGCGCCTTCCGCAAGGACCCGGCCGGCGCGCCGCTGCCCACGCCCAGCGGCAAGGTGCAGATCAGCTCACCTGCGGTGGCGGCCTTTGGCTACGCCGACTGCCCCGGCCACCCGGCCTGGCTGCCACCAAGATTCGCGCCGACGGCCGAGCACCCGTTGTGGCTGGTTGCCAACCAGCCACACACCAAGCTGCACAGCCAGCTCGACTTCGGCGCCCACAGCCAGGCCAGCAAACGCCAGGGCCGCGAGGTCTGCACGCTGCACCCGGCGGCGGCGGCAGCGCGCGGCATCGGCGAAGGCGACATCGTGCGGCTGTTCAACGAGATCGGCGCCTGCCTGGCCAGCGCGCAGCTCAGCGCCGATATGCGCGAAGACGTGGTGCAACTGCCCACCGGCGCCTGGTACGACCCGGTGCTGGACGCGCAGGGCCGCCCCCTGTGCGCGCACGGCAACCCCAATGTGCTGACGCGCGACATCGGCACCTCGTCGCTGGCCCAGGGTTGCGCGGGCCAACTGAGCACGGTGCAGGTCGAGCGCTACGAGGGCCTGCTGCCACCGATACGCGCCTTCGATCCTCCGCCACCAAAATAATAGCAATAGGCCCTTTATTCATAAGGGATACAGGCCTTTTTCTTCAAGCATTCTGGTCCAGGAACGCAAACCCCATGGTCCGCGCGTGGTAGTGCAGGCCGCCGTCCTGCACGATCAGGAACTCGGCCCGCGTGCTGCCGCGGTTGTGGTGCGAATGGGCGGCGCCCGGTGGCGTGACCAGGGTGGCCCAGGGCTGCCAGGCGCACGGCGTGCCGTCGATGCGCGTGTGGCAATGCTCGCCCCGCACGACCAGTGTGATCGCCGCCGAGTTGTGGCGGTGCGGCGCCTGGTCGGCGCCCGACGGCAGGCTGTTGAGCGACAGCGTGAGCGTGGGCAGGATGTTGCGCCCCGCCTCCAGCGCGGCACTGGAGAACACCACCGCCAGGCCGGCATTGCCCGCCTCCGGCGTGGCGGCGTGCACCGCGTCCAGCTGGCGCGCGATGTCGTCGGCGCGGTAGTGCACCGTGGGCAGGGCCGCAGGCACCGGGCGCGCGCGGCACAGGGCATAGAGCGGCTCGTCGGTCACGGCCCACAGCACCGCGTCCTGGCCCGCATCGGCGCCCAGCAGCCAGGGCTGGCCGCCAGCCAGGAAGAGCACATCGCCGGCCGCCCACCGCAGTTCCTCGCCGCCGCTGCGGCTCCAGCCACGGCCCTCGATCACGCGATAGATCAGGCCGCTGGCGCAGAAATCGGCAGCCAGCGTTTCGCCCGCGCGTATGCGGGCATAGCGCGCCAGCATCAGCGGCGTGGTGGCGGGAAAGCCGCCGCCCAGCGCGGGCGACTGGTCGCAGGCCCACCAGCCGGTGGGCGAGGCCGCATCCAGCGCGGCGGCGGCCTGCGCCGTGAAGGCCTGGGCCGGCACGGCGGGCAGCTTCACGTTGAAGGCGTTGGCCGAGTTGAAGTACCGGGCCTGTGCCTCGGCCGCATTGGCGGGCTGGGCCGCATGCTGCGCACCCATGGCGGCCAGCGAGGGACGGGCCGTGCCGGCAGTGCTACTTCCAGAAGACATAGCGCTTCTCCACGAAGTTGACGAGGCCGAAGAACAGCAGGCTGCCGGCCGAGGCCACGAAGATCGCTGACCAGACCTGCACGAAGTCCACCTGCAGCACCGCCTGGTAGATGGTCCAGCCCAGGCCGCGCTGCGCGCCCAGCATCTCGGTGACGATGGCGACGATCACGGCGCGCGTGGTGGACACGCGCATGCCTGCGGCGGTGAGCGGAATGGCCGCCGGCACACGGATGCGCCACAGGATGGCGGCTGGCCCCGAGCCGAAGCTACGCATCAGGTCGACCACGCGCGGGTCCACCCGCGCCAGCCCGGCCAGCGCATGCAGGAACACGGTGAAGCCCACCGCGATCGCCACCATGATGACCTTGGAGGTGGGCCCTATGCCGAACCACAGCAGGATCAGCGGCGCATAGGCCACCACCGGCACCGAATTGAGCGCGGTCACCAGCGGCAGCACCGGCTTCTTCACCAGCGGCAGCAGGGTGAGCACGACGGCCAGCGCCAACCCGCAGATGGAGCCCGCAGCAAAGCCCGCCAGCGCCTCGAAGAAGGTGGTGGCCGCCGCCGGCCCCAGCACGCCGCGCTGCCGGCCGATGGCGGCCAATATGCTGCTGACGCTGGGCAGGATGTAGGCTGGCACGCCCAGCGCGCGCGTCAGCACCTCCCACAGCACGAAGATGCCCAGGATGCCGGTGGCGCCGCGCAGCACGGTGCGGGATGTGGCTGGTGCCGCCGCCACCGCGGTTGGCAGTGATGCAGTTGCGCTCATCAGAGTTCGCTCCGCCAGAAGACGATGCGGCGCTCCAGCAGCGCCACCACGCCGAAGAAGGAGGTGCCCAGCAGGCCCGCGGCCAATATGGCGCCCCATAGCGCGACCATCTGCTCGTTGTACATGGCCTGCAGCAGCAGCACGCCCAGGCCCACCGTATCGCCGAACCATTCGCCGGCGATGGCGCCCAGCAGGCTCAGTGTGCAGGCCAGACGCAGCGCCACAAAGATCTGCGGCAGCGCCGCCGGCAGCTGCAGCTGCCACAGCAGCTTCCAGCGCGAGGCGCCAAAGCTGCGCAGCAGGTCTTCCTGGCGCCGGTCCACCGCCTCCAGGCCGTTGAGGGTGTTGACCGTGACCGGGAAGAAGGTCAGGTAGAAGGCGATCATGGCCTTGGCCAAGATGGTGTTGCCCAGCCACAACACCACCACGGCGCCGAACGCAATCACGGGAATGGTCTGCGAGATCACGAACACCGGGAACACCAGCTCGCGCAGCAGGCGTGACTGGCGGAACACCACGCCGCTGGCCACGCCCACCACGGTGCCCACGCAAAAGCCCAGCAGGGTCTCGCTCAGGGTGCGCAGGAAGCCGGCGACGTAGGCTTCGGGCGTGGCCGCCATGGACGCCAGGACCACGCTCAGGCGCGGCAGGTAGTGGGGCGATATCCCGCACAGGACCACCGCCCCTTCCCACAGCACGGCCACGGCCAGGATCAGCCCCAGGCCCTGCGCCACAGGCACCCAGGCGCGCCGCAGGCCGCTGCCGGCCGTCACGGCAGGCGGTCCTTCAGGTCGATGGCCTTGAGGAAGCTCGGGTCGAATGCAGCGTTCAAGTCCACCGCCTTGGGCAGCGCCTTGTTGGCCAGCAGGAAGTCATGCGCGGTCTTGATCGCGGCCATGTCGATGTTGAACAGGCCCTCGGTCTTGGCCTTGCCGGCGGTCATCAGGCGATAGGCCTCGGTCAGCATGAATTCCTGGTGCGCGCGGTTGAGCGTGGGCGCGGCCTTCATGACGATGTCCACCGCCTCCTTGGGGTTGGCCATGGCGTCGCGCCAGCCGCGGATCGAGGCCTTGAGGAAGGCCTTGACCAGCTCGGGGTTCTTCTGCGCGGTGTCCTTCGACACGATCACGGTGTCGCGCGGGAAGGTCATGCCGAAGTCCTCGGCCACGAAGAGCTTGAGCTTCTCCGCGCCCATGCGCTCGCGGATGGTGTACAGCTCGTTGTACCAGGTGGCGGTGACCACATCGATCTCGCCATTGACGAAGGGCGTGACGCTGACCTGCTGCGGCTGTATGTCGACCTTGGAGCGGTCCACGCCGGCGTTGGCCAGCATGCCGAACAGCACGTAGTTGGCGCCGGTGAACCAAGTGGTGGCCTTGCGGCCTTCGAAGTCCTTGAGCGTCTTGACCGGGCCGTCGGCGCGGGTGACGAAGACAAAGGGCGTGGTCTGGTGCGCCACGCCGACGGCCACGATGGGCAGGCCCTTGTCGATGGCACCCATCACGCTGTCGGTGCCGCCGGACAGGCCGAAGGTGTCCGCGCCCGTAGCCACCAGGTTCTCGGTCAGCAGGTTGGGACCGCCGGGGTTGATGGTCAGGTCTATGCCGGCATCCTTGTAGTAGCCCTTGGCCTGCGCGTAGTAGAAGCCGGCGAACTGCGCCTGCGGCAGCCACTTGAGGCGCAGCGTGGCCTTGGCCAGCGGGGCCTGCGCCTGCGCCGTCAGCGTGGTGAGCCCCAGCATGGCGGCCATTGCCAGGGTGGTCAGGAAACGTCGCTTCATCGTCATGGTCGGCTCCGGTGGAGAGGGTTGGAAAACAGGAAACGCATGCGAGGGCTGGCCGCGCTCAGGCGCGGTAGCCGGGGTCGTGGCGGTCGAGGCTGCGCAGCAGGCCGGGCCACTCGCGCTCGCCGGCCACCAGGATGTCGCCGTCCTGCTCCCAGAACTGGCGCGCGGCGTGTTCAGCCACCGCATGGGGCGGCACCAGCATCGGCGCGCCGCCCGCGGCCGCGGCCTGCATGTCGAGCTGTATGCGCGCGGCGCGGTCGAAGTAATAGAGCAGCATGAAGGCCTCGCCCGGCGTGCGTCCCACGGTCAGGATGCCGTGGTGGCGCAGCAGCAGCACCGGGTGCTGGCCCATGTCGCGCACCAGGCGCTGCTGCTCGTCCAGGTCCAGTGCCACGCCCTCGTAGTCGTGGAAGCCCTGGCGGCGGTAGAAGCGCATGGCGAACTGCGACAACGGCAGCAGCCCCTCGGCCTGCGCGGAGACGGCCAGGCTGGCGTCCGAATGGGTGTGCAGCACGCAGAGCGCGTCGTGCCGCGCCTGGTGGATGGCACCGTGGATCACGAAGCCCGCAGCGTTCACCTCGTAGGGCGTGTCCTCCAGCTTGCGGCCCTGCAGGTCTATGCGCACCAGGCTGGAGGCGGTGACCTCCTCGAACAGCAGCCCGTACGGGTTGAGCAGGAACTGGTCCTGCGTGCCGGGCACCCGCATCGAGATGTGGTTGTAGATCATGTCGTCCAGCCCCAGCCGCGCCACCAGCCGGTAGGTGGCGGCCAACGCCACGCGGGCCTGCCATTCGGCAGCACCGATGTGGGCCGGGCGGGGATAGCGCGGGTCGGCGTCCATCACGGCCGGCCCT
It encodes:
- a CDS encoding ABC transporter substrate-binding protein; protein product: MTMKRRFLTTLAMAAMLGLTTLTAQAQAPLAKATLRLKWLPQAQFAGFYYAQAKGYYKDAGIDLTINPGGPNLLTENLVATGADTFGLSGGTDSVMGAIDKGLPIVAVGVAHQTTPFVFVTRADGPVKTLKDFEGRKATTWFTGANYVLFGMLANAGVDRSKVDIQPQQVSVTPFVNGEIDVVTATWYNELYTIRERMGAEKLKLFVAEDFGMTFPRDTVIVSKDTAQKNPELVKAFLKASIRGWRDAMANPKEAVDIVMKAAPTLNRAHQEFMLTEAYRLMTAGKAKTEGLFNIDMAAIKTAHDFLLANKALPKAVDLNAAFDPSFLKAIDLKDRLP
- a CDS encoding class II aldolase/adducin family protein, which encodes MDADPRYPRPAHIGAAEWQARVALAATYRLVARLGLDDMIYNHISMRVPGTQDQFLLNPYGLLFEEVTASSLVRIDLQGRKLEDTPYEVNAAGFVIHGAIHQARHDALCVLHTHSDASLAVSAQAEGLLPLSQFAMRFYRRQGFHDYEGVALDLDEQQRLVRDMGQHPVLLLRHHGILTVGRTPGEAFMLLYYFDRAARIQLDMQAAAAGGAPMLVPPHAVAEHAARQFWEQDGDILVAGEREWPGLLRSLDRHDPGYRA
- a CDS encoding cupin domain-containing protein, giving the protein MSSGSSTAGTARPSLAAMGAQHAAQPANAAEAQARYFNSANAFNVKLPAVPAQAFTAQAAAALDAASPTGWWACDQSPALGGGFPATTPLMLARYARIRAGETLAADFCASGLIYRVIEGRGWSRSGGEELRWAAGDVLFLAGGQPWLLGADAGQDAVLWAVTDEPLYALCRARPVPAALPTVHYRADDIARQLDAVHAATPEAGNAGLAVVFSSAALEAGRNILPTLTLSLNSLPSGADQAPHRHNSAAITLVVRGEHCHTRIDGTPCAWQPWATLVTPPGAAHSHHNRGSTRAEFLIVQDGGLHYHARTMGFAFLDQNA
- a CDS encoding ABC transporter permease; translated protein: MTAGSGLRRAWVPVAQGLGLILAVAVLWEGAVVLCGISPHYLPRLSVVLASMAATPEAYVAGFLRTLSETLLGFCVGTVVGVASGVVFRQSRLLRELVFPVFVISQTIPVIAFGAVVVLWLGNTILAKAMIAFYLTFFPVTVNTLNGLEAVDRRQEDLLRSFGASRWKLLWQLQLPAALPQIFVALRLACTLSLLGAIAGEWFGDTVGLGVLLLQAMYNEQMVALWGAILAAGLLGTSFFGVVALLERRIVFWRSEL
- a CDS encoding molybdopterin-dependent oxidoreductase is translated as MSTHDTPAFQPHSSHWGVFSAAWDGSTLRVKPNPDDPDPNPLIDNFPDALRHKVRVTTPMVRKGWLERGPGPDAARGSDDYVAMPWGEVLDLLAKELQRVKDRHGAGAVFGGSYGWSSAGRFHHAQSQVHRFLNTTLGGYVRSVNSYSAGASGPMLPHVIGTMEEVARRNVTWEQVVEHSEVVLAFGGMALKNSRVASGGISRHVERNAMRDAAARGCRFVSISPLKSDLPDEAQFEWLPAVPNTDTALMLGLVHQLVSDGTHDREFIARCCDGWEVFEDYLMGHSDGQPKSCAWAAPICGLPEQQLVALARSLVGRRVLVVVSHSLQRAEHGEQPVWMGAVLAAALGQLGLPGGGYNYALGTLAHYGKRNNAVPAAALPQGSNGVKDFIPVARISDMLLNPGQPFDYNGQRRSYPHIRLAYWAGGNPFHHHQDLQRLAAAFRRLDTFVVHEIAWTATARHADIVLPCTMTLEREDIGATPTDPMVVAMHRIAEPHGLARDDYDIFCDLARRMGSLEAFSEGRSTREWLAHLYERTRAGLEGLGLEAPSFDQFWQRGQLMLPQRDDDGGILRAFRKDPAGAPLPTPSGKVQISSPAVAAFGYADCPGHPAWLPPRFAPTAEHPLWLVANQPHTKLHSQLDFGAHSQASKRQGREVCTLHPAAAAARGIGEGDIVRLFNEIGACLASAQLSADMREDVVQLPTGAWYDPVLDAQGRPLCAHGNPNVLTRDIGTSSLAQGCAGQLSTVQVERYEGLLPPIRAFDPPPPK
- a CDS encoding ABC transporter permease, with amino-acid sequence MSATASLPTAVAAAPATSRTVLRGATGILGIFVLWEVLTRALGVPAYILPSVSSILAAIGRQRGVLGPAAATTFFEALAGFAAGSICGLALAVVLTLLPLVKKPVLPLVTALNSVPVVAYAPLILLWFGIGPTSKVIMVAIAVGFTVFLHALAGLARVDPRVVDLMRSFGSGPAAILWRIRVPAAIPLTAAGMRVSTTRAVIVAIVTEMLGAQRGLGWTIYQAVLQVDFVQVWSAIFVASAGSLLFFGLVNFVEKRYVFWK